The following coding sequences lie in one Ictalurus punctatus breed USDA103 chromosome 16, Coco_2.0, whole genome shotgun sequence genomic window:
- the st8sia4 gene encoding CMP-N-acetylneuraminate-poly-alpha-2,8-sialyltransferase isoform X2, whose amino-acid sequence MQMCEMRFTRKRWTICMIGLLLIFYKTKERARSNEHQEAQLTRKDILRFLDAERDVSVIKSSFKPGDTIHYVLDRRKTLNVSHTLHSLLPDVSPLKNKRFKTCAVVGNSGVLLKSGCGKEIDSHDFVIRCNLAPLAEFADDVGLRSDFTTMNPSVIQRVYGGLLNETVRENFVQRLRLLNDSVLWIPAFMVKGGEKHVEVVNELILKRKLPVHMAYPSLRLVHAVRGYWLTNKVNIKRPSTGLLMYTMATRFCDEIHLYGFWPFPKDSSGNPVKYHYYDMLKYRYFSNASPHRMPLEFKTLKMLHSKGALKLMTSKCTPA is encoded by the exons ATGCAGATGTGCGAAATGCGCTTTACACGGAAACGCTGGACTATTTGCATGATCGGCCTGCTTCTGATCTTCTACAAGACGAAAGAAAGAGCAAGAAGTAACGAGCATCAGGAAGCCCAACTCACAAG GAAGGACATCCTCCGATTCTTGGATGCAGAGAGGGACGTGTCCGTAATCAAGAGCAGCTTTAAACCTGGTGATACCATCCACTACGTTCTGGACCGACGCAAGACGCTGAATGtctcacacactctacacaGCCTGCTTCCTGACGTCTCACCTCTCAAGAACAAAAGGTTCAAGACATGTGCTGTGGTGGGCAACTCGGGCGTGCTCCTCAAGAGCGGATGTGGGAAGGAGATAGACAGCCATGATTTTGTTATACG ATGTAACCTTGCTCCCCTGGCTGAGTTCGCTGATGATGTGGGCTTAAGGTCGGATTTCACCACCATGAACCCTTCTGTGATTCAGCGTGTGTACGGCGGTCTGTTAAACGAGACGGTGCGTGAGAACTTTGTGCAGCGTTTGAGACTGTTGAATGACAGCGTCCTGTGGATTCCAGCCTTCATGGTGAAGGGAGGAGAGAAGCACGTGGAGGTTGTCAACGAGCTCATTCTCAAGAGAAAGCTTCCGGTGCACATGGCCTACCCCTCCCTCCGCCTGGTCCATGCTGTCAGAGG GTACTGGCTCACAAACAAGGTAAATATCAAGCGTCCCAGTACTGGATTGCTGATGTACACCATGGCCACACGTTTCTGCGATGAGATCCACTTGTATGGATTTTGGCCATTCCCAAAAGACTCCAGTGGAAATCCAGTGAAGTATCATTACTACGACATGCTCAAGTACCGATACTTCTCCAACGCAAGTCCTCACCGGATGCCACTCGAGTTCAAGACATTAAAAATGTTACACAGCAAGGGGGCACTAAAGCTGATGACATCTAAATGTACACCAGCTTGA
- the st8sia4 gene encoding CMP-N-acetylneuraminate-poly-alpha-2,8-sialyltransferase isoform X1 — translation MQMCEMRFTRKRWTICMIGLLLIFYKTKERARSNEHQEAQLTSESELSTSRLMVNSSEKVFRKNLPAYLQATQEGWKVNATLVGLIRKDILRFLDAERDVSVIKSSFKPGDTIHYVLDRRKTLNVSHTLHSLLPDVSPLKNKRFKTCAVVGNSGVLLKSGCGKEIDSHDFVIRCNLAPLAEFADDVGLRSDFTTMNPSVIQRVYGGLLNETVRENFVQRLRLLNDSVLWIPAFMVKGGEKHVEVVNELILKRKLPVHMAYPSLRLVHAVRGYWLTNKVNIKRPSTGLLMYTMATRFCDEIHLYGFWPFPKDSSGNPVKYHYYDMLKYRYFSNASPHRMPLEFKTLKMLHSKGALKLMTSKCTPA, via the exons ATGCAGATGTGCGAAATGCGCTTTACACGGAAACGCTGGACTATTTGCATGATCGGCCTGCTTCTGATCTTCTACAAGACGAAAGAAAGAGCAAGAAGTAACGAGCATCAGGAAGCCCAACTCACAAG CGAGAGTGAGCTGAGTACATCAAGACTAATGGTCAATAGCAGCGAGAAAGTCTTCCGCAAGAACCTTCCGGCGTATTTGCAGGCCACGCAAGAAGGGTGGAAGGTCAATGCTACTCTAGTTGGCCTAATAAG GAAGGACATCCTCCGATTCTTGGATGCAGAGAGGGACGTGTCCGTAATCAAGAGCAGCTTTAAACCTGGTGATACCATCCACTACGTTCTGGACCGACGCAAGACGCTGAATGtctcacacactctacacaGCCTGCTTCCTGACGTCTCACCTCTCAAGAACAAAAGGTTCAAGACATGTGCTGTGGTGGGCAACTCGGGCGTGCTCCTCAAGAGCGGATGTGGGAAGGAGATAGACAGCCATGATTTTGTTATACG ATGTAACCTTGCTCCCCTGGCTGAGTTCGCTGATGATGTGGGCTTAAGGTCGGATTTCACCACCATGAACCCTTCTGTGATTCAGCGTGTGTACGGCGGTCTGTTAAACGAGACGGTGCGTGAGAACTTTGTGCAGCGTTTGAGACTGTTGAATGACAGCGTCCTGTGGATTCCAGCCTTCATGGTGAAGGGAGGAGAGAAGCACGTGGAGGTTGTCAACGAGCTCATTCTCAAGAGAAAGCTTCCGGTGCACATGGCCTACCCCTCCCTCCGCCTGGTCCATGCTGTCAGAGG GTACTGGCTCACAAACAAGGTAAATATCAAGCGTCCCAGTACTGGATTGCTGATGTACACCATGGCCACACGTTTCTGCGATGAGATCCACTTGTATGGATTTTGGCCATTCCCAAAAGACTCCAGTGGAAATCCAGTGAAGTATCATTACTACGACATGCTCAAGTACCGATACTTCTCCAACGCAAGTCCTCACCGGATGCCACTCGAGTTCAAGACATTAAAAATGTTACACAGCAAGGGGGCACTAAAGCTGATGACATCTAAATGTACACCAGCTTGA